The following coding sequences are from one Pseudoalteromonas aliena SW19 window:
- a CDS encoding outer membrane beta-barrel protein, translated as MKKMISLTALTLLISSFSSHANEAQIRMGVELGTSKIAVDKDFAILKEDFDTDGLSINYVLGYKFANNVVTEANVAYSSSDILFGTFDSYETYEIKAMAGYSFDLATYFKVVPMVGFSHWELETKQGLFLNPGPEAEEEFSGTDFTYKVRFEVPVSDLVLLSLSYANTEAEFGRNETTQIGILFEF; from the coding sequence ATGAAAAAAATGATCTCACTTACTGCTCTTACTTTACTCATAAGTAGTTTTTCTTCGCATGCAAATGAGGCTCAAATAAGAATGGGTGTAGAGCTAGGTACTAGTAAAATAGCTGTAGATAAAGATTTTGCTATTTTAAAAGAGGATTTTGATACAGACGGACTCTCTATAAATTACGTACTAGGTTATAAATTTGCAAACAATGTAGTAACCGAAGCTAACGTAGCCTACTCATCAAGCGATATATTATTTGGTACTTTTGATAGTTACGAAACCTATGAAATTAAGGCGATGGCAGGCTATTCTTTTGATTTGGCTACGTATTTTAAAGTTGTGCCAATGGTCGGCTTCTCTCACTGGGAACTGGAGACAAAACAAGGACTGTTTTTGAACCCCGGACCTGAGGCCGAAGAAGAGTTTTCAGGCACCGATTTTACTTATAAAGTAAGGTTTGAAGTCCCTGTAAGTGACTTGGTTTTACTTTCACTCTCGTATGCGAATACTGAAGCTGAGTTCGGCCGAAATGAAACCACTCAAATTGGTATATTATTTGAGTTTTAA
- a CDS encoding WYL domain-containing protein — translation MTPHINYDLIKRFHFIELIVFWENRLTTKHIQHHFNISRSSASKYIQDYVKLYPKSLTYNNSKKGYQATNHFMPRYGEKDLGTYLSITQQGIQSEYYNHFTAMQSPLVPVNPKRVSGILHALKHKQRIDVGYASVSNPEFESRIISPHNLVFDGARWHVRAYCEKNRDFRDFVLTRFNGECEIEGPAEYDQQNDTLWQTQLVVSIEPDPRLTANKAKIIALDHQMHQQPNGHYKRNLKVRAALLLYLLKQLRVDSYQANPEAQQIILSPDCLANLQPYMP, via the coding sequence ATGACGCCACACATAAATTACGATCTAATTAAGCGCTTTCATTTTATAGAACTTATTGTATTTTGGGAAAATCGCTTAACGACTAAGCACATACAACACCATTTTAATATAAGTCGTTCAAGTGCATCTAAATATATACAAGATTATGTAAAACTGTATCCTAAATCTTTAACTTACAACAACTCAAAAAAAGGCTATCAGGCAACAAATCACTTTATGCCAAGGTATGGTGAAAAAGATCTTGGTACATATTTAAGCATTACCCAGCAAGGTATTCAAAGTGAATATTATAATCACTTTACTGCTATGCAATCCCCGCTAGTACCAGTAAATCCAAAAAGAGTGAGTGGGATATTACACGCACTAAAACATAAGCAACGAATAGACGTTGGTTATGCCTCAGTATCAAATCCTGAGTTTGAATCGCGTATTATCAGTCCGCATAATTTAGTTTTTGATGGTGCTCGCTGGCATGTACGCGCTTATTGCGAAAAAAATCGTGATTTTAGAGACTTTGTTCTTACTCGTTTTAATGGCGAATGTGAAATAGAAGGGCCAGCTGAGTATGACCAACAAAACGACACATTATGGCAAACTCAACTGGTAGTTAGTATAGAGCCAGATCCTCGGCTAACCGCCAATAAAGCAAAAATAATAGCGCTCGACCACCAAATGCACCAACAACCCAATGGTCATTACAAGCGTAACCTAAAAGTTCGCGCTGCTTTATTACTTTATCTTTTAAAACAACTACGTGTAGATAGCTATCAAGCAAACCCCGAAGCGCAACAAATTATACTCAGCCCCGATTGCTTAGCTAATTTACAACCTTACATGCCGTAA
- the cas1f gene encoding type I-F CRISPR-associated endonuclease Cas1f, with protein MDDFSPSDLKTILHSKRANMYYLEYCRVMQKDGRVLYLTEAKNENQYFNVPIANTTVLLLGNGTSITQAAMRMLSQAGVLVGFTGGGGTPLYMACEVEWFTPQSEYRPTEYLHGWLQFWFEDKKRLLAAKTMQQARISYLQKVWNKDRDLKNEGFDFNSEQIQIALSTFEARTSAATKQSELLLTEAQLTKVLYKYAANNTSTAAFKRQHQSTDKANDFLNHGNYLAYGLAASCLWVLGIPHGFAVMHGKTRRGALVFDVADLIKDAIVLPWAFICAKENATEQEFRQQVLQAFTDHKSLDFMFDTVKQIALENHKEINNDGIHKDD; from the coding sequence ATGGATGATTTTAGCCCAAGTGACTTAAAAACAATTTTGCATTCAAAACGCGCTAATATGTACTACCTAGAATACTGCCGTGTTATGCAAAAAGATGGGCGTGTTTTGTACCTTACTGAAGCTAAAAACGAAAACCAATACTTTAACGTACCTATTGCCAATACCACTGTATTATTACTGGGAAATGGCACATCAATAACGCAAGCTGCAATGCGAATGTTGTCACAAGCGGGTGTGCTGGTTGGCTTTACCGGTGGTGGGGGCACTCCTTTATATATGGCGTGTGAGGTCGAATGGTTTACACCACAAAGTGAATACAGGCCAACAGAATATTTACATGGTTGGCTACAATTTTGGTTTGAAGACAAAAAACGCTTACTAGCTGCAAAAACAATGCAGCAAGCCCGCATTAGTTATTTACAAAAAGTATGGAATAAAGACCGCGATTTAAAAAACGAAGGGTTCGATTTTAATAGTGAACAAATACAAATAGCATTGAGCACCTTTGAAGCGCGTACCAGTGCAGCGACTAAACAGTCAGAGTTACTACTTACCGAAGCGCAATTAACCAAAGTACTTTATAAATACGCGGCTAATAATACCAGCACCGCAGCATTTAAACGCCAGCATCAAAGCACTGATAAAGCCAACGACTTCTTAAATCATGGTAACTACCTTGCCTATGGGTTAGCTGCAAGCTGTTTATGGGTGTTAGGTATTCCTCATGGTTTTGCTGTAATGCATGGAAAAACCAGACGTGGTGCATTGGTGTTTGATGTGGCCGATTTAATAAAAGATGCCATTGTACTGCCTTGGGCCTTTATATGCGCCAAAGAGAACGCGACAGAGCAAGAATTTCGCCAGCAAGTATTACAAGCTTTTACGGATCATAAATCCCTCGACTTTATGTTTGACACGGTCAAGCAAATAGCCTTAGAAAATCATAAAGAGATTAATAATGACGGGATACACAAAGATGATTAA
- a CDS encoding helix-turn-helix domain-containing protein translates to MNNSKTALLNRKQLQQLILQKSIKHLWLANQIGVSEKTLTRWLNGSVSRIRLSNLTKLAHALSCTKEDLIARSEIDIYPSEENRDILVNELHNDGLLYELMMSSKIKLAISLIKSTFHSTLPRAIIANFYIKLGYASLIHRQYKNALQYFEKGFNKATRADDLSLVFSANLGCAITLFFSCEFKKSQYYLAICSNSLQYANQEKAHYYSTYSLFNLYSGDINAAIQSANLCLIECGEKTDSIEKNLFKGTALQLLGACYLLKGDTKAAYTFCAESLNVANLSGYNRCVAVSKGYLAAIHCTNEKPALAELLIEQSIALVSDEDISLPSLLCIALYIYRKTANTTKFLACLSTLNAMCNTTNVVNTFATYQLYLIDIEQNNTLAARSKLTQIESALNQLSLPLWLAWLTKPNL, encoded by the coding sequence TTGAACAACTCAAAAACCGCCCTGCTAAACAGAAAACAGTTACAACAATTAATCTTACAAAAATCAATAAAACACTTATGGCTTGCCAATCAAATTGGTGTGAGTGAAAAAACATTAACTCGATGGCTCAATGGATCGGTTTCCAGAATTAGGCTTAGTAACTTAACTAAACTTGCTCATGCTTTAAGCTGCACTAAAGAAGATTTAATTGCCCGCTCAGAAATAGATATTTATCCTAGTGAAGAAAACCGCGATATTTTAGTCAACGAGTTGCATAACGATGGGCTTTTATATGAACTAATGATGAGCAGTAAAATTAAACTCGCCATTTCTTTAATAAAATCGACATTTCATTCAACGTTACCCCGCGCTATTATCGCTAATTTTTATATTAAACTTGGTTACGCATCTCTTATTCATCGTCAATATAAAAATGCACTGCAATATTTTGAAAAAGGCTTTAATAAAGCGACAAGAGCGGATGATCTTTCGCTCGTTTTTTCTGCTAATTTAGGCTGTGCAATTACATTGTTTTTTTCGTGTGAGTTTAAAAAGTCACAATATTACTTAGCTATTTGCAGTAATTCATTACAATACGCTAACCAAGAGAAAGCGCATTACTACAGCACCTATTCGCTCTTTAATTTATATTCTGGTGATATAAACGCAGCGATCCAATCTGCTAATTTATGTTTAATCGAATGCGGGGAAAAAACAGACTCAATAGAAAAAAACCTATTTAAAGGAACAGCTTTACAGCTACTTGGGGCATGTTATTTATTAAAAGGTGATACTAAAGCCGCCTATACGTTTTGCGCCGAATCACTCAATGTCGCCAACCTTTCTGGGTATAACCGCTGCGTTGCGGTATCTAAGGGATACTTAGCGGCAATTCATTGTACAAATGAAAAACCCGCACTCGCAGAGCTACTTATTGAGCAGAGCATAGCCTTAGTAAGTGATGAAGACATTTCCCTGCCAAGTTTATTATGTATAGCACTCTATATTTATCGAAAAACGGCAAACACAACAAAATTTCTAGCCTGCCTAAGCACACTAAATGCGATGTGTAACACAACAAATGTCGTCAATACATTTGCTACATACCAACTTTACCTTATAGATATAGAGCAAAACAATACACTCGCCGCACGTTCAAAATTAACGCAGATTGAAAGCGCGCTAAACCAGCTTTCACTCCCTTTGTGGCTGGCATGGTTAACAAAACCTAATCTTTAA